In Amycolatopsis solani, a single window of DNA contains:
- a CDS encoding zinc-dependent alcohol dehydrogenase family protein, with protein sequence METSEEETVARTYEVRTDGRPVIEKNRPVPAPAAGEVLVRVKASSLNARDLPIVSGRYSRPVPPGRVPLSDGAGIVEAVGAGVSRFRAGDRVTSSFHPSWLYGSLDGWDELYGVQLDGWLTEYIAVGEQSLVPVPEHLSFEEAATLPCAALTAWSALSGVGPGDTVLLQGSGGVSIFALQFARVAGARVLVTTSSAGKAQRLRALGASDVIDYAGTPEWGARVRQLTGGHGADLVVEIGGAGTIAQSITALAQGGRISLVGNLADGDGMDLTQFLNRGATLRTVTVGSRSDFERMNRVISRHRLRPVVDRVFPFAEAPDAFTYFATGTHFGKVVIRH encoded by the coding sequence GTGGAAACCAGCGAGGAAGAAACAGTGGCGCGGACGTACGAGGTGCGGACCGACGGCCGGCCGGTCATCGAGAAGAACCGTCCCGTACCCGCTCCGGCGGCGGGTGAGGTGCTGGTGCGGGTGAAGGCCAGCTCGCTCAACGCCCGGGACCTGCCGATCGTCAGCGGCCGGTACTCGCGCCCGGTGCCACCCGGACGCGTACCCCTCTCCGACGGCGCCGGCATCGTCGAGGCGGTCGGCGCCGGGGTCTCGCGGTTCCGGGCCGGGGATCGCGTGACGAGCAGCTTCCACCCCAGCTGGCTCTACGGCTCCCTGGACGGGTGGGATGAGCTCTACGGGGTGCAGCTCGACGGATGGCTGACCGAATACATCGCCGTGGGCGAGCAGAGCCTGGTCCCGGTACCCGAGCACCTGTCGTTCGAGGAAGCGGCCACGCTCCCCTGCGCCGCCCTCACGGCCTGGTCCGCGTTGTCCGGCGTCGGCCCGGGCGACACCGTGCTCCTGCAAGGATCCGGCGGGGTGTCGATCTTCGCGCTGCAGTTCGCCCGCGTGGCCGGCGCACGAGTGCTGGTCACCACCTCCAGCGCCGGGAAGGCGCAACGCCTGCGCGCCCTCGGCGCCTCCGACGTCATCGACTACGCCGGCACTCCCGAATGGGGTGCGCGGGTCCGCCAGCTGACCGGCGGCCACGGCGCCGATCTCGTCGTGGAGATCGGCGGAGCCGGAACGATCGCCCAATCGATCACCGCCCTCGCCCAAGGCGGCCGGATTTCGCTCGTCGGCAACCTCGCGGACGGCGACGGCATGGACCTGACTCAGTTCCTGAACCGCGGCGCGACGCTGCGCACCGTCACCGTCGGCAGCCGCAGTGATTTCGAGCGGATGAACCGGGTCATCAGCCGGCACCGGCTGCGGCCGGTCGTCGACCGCGTGTTCCCGTTCGCCGAAGCACCCGACGCGTTCACCTACTTCGCAACGGGAACGCACTTCGGCAAGGTCGTCATCCGCCACTGA
- a CDS encoding TetR/AcrR family transcriptional regulator: MSKVVTPYHQRVAQEKRALIVTAATALFLELGYDRTSLARIAERSGVSRATLFKQFPTKAALFDAIVTESWSTADEETPPPAGNVVDGLTTIGRRYAELLGRARMTDLFRIVIAELPRFPELAHAQFSQGKMPYFESVRGYLLAEHEAGTVRIEDVDLAATQFLGMISNYVFWPALLVPGWEVSAERVAQVVDEAVRTTAARYATTG; the protein is encoded by the coding sequence ATGAGCAAGGTCGTGACGCCGTACCACCAGCGCGTCGCCCAGGAGAAGCGCGCGCTGATCGTGACGGCCGCGACCGCACTGTTCCTCGAGCTGGGCTACGACCGGACGTCGCTGGCGCGGATCGCCGAGCGCTCGGGCGTTTCGCGGGCCACCCTGTTCAAGCAGTTCCCGACCAAAGCCGCCCTGTTCGACGCCATCGTGACCGAGTCCTGGTCGACCGCCGACGAGGAAACCCCGCCGCCGGCGGGCAACGTCGTCGACGGGCTCACCACCATCGGCCGCCGTTACGCCGAGCTGCTCGGCCGGGCCCGGATGACCGACCTGTTCCGCATCGTCATCGCCGAGCTGCCGCGGTTCCCCGAGCTGGCCCATGCGCAGTTCTCGCAGGGGAAGATGCCCTACTTCGAGTCCGTGCGCGGCTACCTGCTGGCCGAGCACGAGGCGGGAACGGTGCGGATCGAGGACGTCGACCTGGCCGCCACCCAGTTCCTGGGCATGATCTCCAACTACGTCTTCTGGCCGGCACTCCTGGTGCCGGGCTGGGAGGTGAGCGCCGAACGCGTCGCGCAGGTGGTCGACGAGGCCGTCCGTACCACCGCCGCCCGGTACGCCACGACTGGGTAA
- a CDS encoding SDR family oxidoreductase — protein sequence MPRFDNQTVLVTGGTGGQGSSHVRAFHAEGANVVIGSLDAHRGAALAGELGARARFTRLDVTDESSWSAAVSATESAFGGLDVLVNNAGVQNPPATIEHTDLATWSRILDLNLTGTFLGVKVAAPALRRAGGGAIVNIASTMALGGTAHYAPYVAGKWAVRGLTRTAALELGRDRIRVNTIHPGVISTPFIHEPAAGATAAIAEFYSPEPFAVPRLGEPAEVTRLLLFLASSEASFVTGSEYVIDGGLLLGPALQAA from the coding sequence ATGCCCCGCTTCGACAACCAGACCGTGCTCGTGACCGGCGGGACCGGCGGCCAGGGCTCGAGCCACGTGCGCGCCTTCCACGCGGAGGGAGCGAACGTCGTGATCGGCAGTCTCGACGCACACCGCGGCGCCGCTCTCGCGGGCGAGCTGGGGGCTCGCGCTCGCTTCACCCGCCTCGACGTCACCGACGAGAGCTCGTGGTCCGCCGCGGTGTCGGCCACTGAAAGCGCTTTCGGCGGCTTGGACGTGCTCGTCAACAACGCGGGCGTGCAGAACCCGCCCGCCACCATCGAGCACACGGATCTGGCGACGTGGTCACGCATCCTGGACCTCAACCTCACCGGGACGTTCCTCGGCGTCAAGGTCGCCGCTCCCGCGCTGCGCCGCGCGGGAGGAGGAGCCATCGTCAACATCGCCTCGACCATGGCGCTGGGTGGCACCGCGCACTACGCGCCGTACGTCGCCGGCAAGTGGGCCGTGCGAGGCCTGACCCGGACGGCGGCGCTCGAACTCGGCCGCGACCGGATCCGGGTGAACACCATCCATCCCGGCGTGATCTCGACGCCGTTCATCCACGAACCGGCAGCCGGCGCCACGGCGGCGATCGCGGAGTTCTATTCGCCGGAGCCGTTCGCCGTCCCCCGGCTCGGGGAGCCGGCCGAGGTGACGCGGTTGCTGCTGTTCCTCGCCTCGTCGGAGGCGTCGTTCGTCACAGGCTCGGAGTACGTCATCGACGGCGGACTCCTCCTCGGGCCCGCGCTTCAGGCCGCATGA
- a CDS encoding alcohol dehydrogenase catalytic domain-containing protein: MRAATLTAFGAPLTVHEVPDPEAGGGEVLVEVLATGVLPYTAEVFSGERRYPLEPPVVPGPGGIGRVAHVGPDSTRLRVGDLVWCDPTVRARDDARTPDITLQGWSSRGEGGARLSRHLHDGSFAELMRLPTENAHRLPAEAAADPARWSALGVHTIPYGGLLAGRLEAGETLLVSGATGNLGSSAVVVALAMGAARVVAAGRNRAVLARLADRFGPRVSTVELTGDEEADHRAMIAAADGPIDVVLDLLPPHAPSSATRAAAMTVREYGRVVLMGGVGMLGGADLALPYPWIMRNSVTVRGQWMYPRTANTGMIRLIASGALDLAPEQVTRFTLDEVNDAIAHAAVHSGPFDRTVLTPAA, encoded by the coding sequence ATGCGTGCAGCGACATTGACCGCGTTCGGCGCCCCGCTCACAGTCCACGAGGTACCCGATCCCGAAGCCGGCGGCGGCGAGGTACTGGTCGAGGTTCTCGCGACCGGCGTGCTGCCCTACACGGCCGAGGTGTTCAGCGGCGAACGGCGCTACCCGCTCGAACCACCGGTCGTGCCGGGTCCGGGTGGGATCGGCCGGGTGGCGCACGTGGGCCCCGACTCGACCCGGCTGCGCGTCGGCGACCTGGTCTGGTGCGACCCGACGGTGCGCGCCCGCGACGACGCCCGCACCCCCGACATCACGCTGCAGGGCTGGAGCTCCCGCGGCGAGGGCGGCGCCCGGCTGTCCCGCCACCTGCACGACGGGTCGTTCGCCGAGCTCATGCGGCTGCCCACCGAGAACGCCCACCGCCTGCCCGCGGAAGCGGCGGCCGACCCGGCGCGGTGGTCCGCGCTGGGGGTGCACACCATTCCCTACGGCGGACTCCTGGCCGGCCGGCTGGAGGCGGGGGAGACGCTGCTGGTCAGCGGCGCGACGGGCAACCTCGGCAGCAGCGCGGTGGTGGTCGCGCTCGCCATGGGAGCCGCGCGGGTGGTCGCCGCCGGACGCAACCGGGCGGTGCTCGCCCGGCTCGCCGACCGGTTCGGGCCCCGGGTGAGCACGGTCGAACTCACCGGCGACGAAGAAGCCGACCACCGCGCGATGATCGCCGCCGCCGACGGCCCGATCGACGTCGTGCTCGACCTGCTGCCGCCCCACGCGCCGAGCTCGGCGACCCGCGCGGCGGCCATGACCGTCCGCGAGTACGGGCGGGTGGTGCTGATGGGTGGCGTCGGCATGCTCGGCGGCGCCGACCTCGCCCTCCCGTACCCGTGGATCATGCGCAACTCGGTGACCGTGCGCGGCCAATGGATGTATCCGCGCACGGCGAACACCGGGATGATCCGCCTGATCGCCTCGGGCGCCCTCGACCTCGCCCCGGAGCAGGTCACCCGGTTCACCCTCGACGAGGTCAACGACGCGATCGCCCACGCCGCCGTCCACAGTGGACCGTTCGACCGCACCGTGCTCACGCCGGCGGCGTGA
- a CDS encoding LysR family transcriptional regulator, whose amino-acid sequence MDVSSANLRVLCQIAESGSFTAAAAQLGYTQSAVSRQAVALERSAGVALFERRPDGVRLTRPGLTLLRHARTILASVDAAGRDLSGDGPRTEHVRLGMFLSAGPVILPATLARLGATAPWAKITTREGTTPGLARALRTGSLDLAVLTSRPPHRSPDGETPRLHVTTVQDAELLVAASASGSFAGRTAAHLDELVDAPWIAAPSSSSEPLLGVWPGLPGRARVVHGTRDWLTKLHLVAGGFGLTTIPEGLVPVLPPGVTALRVEGAPPEVRRVLVARLPGPTTPAITAVTHAIVAAGRSS is encoded by the coding sequence ATGGACGTGTCGAGCGCGAACCTGCGGGTGCTGTGTCAGATCGCCGAGTCCGGCAGCTTCACCGCGGCGGCCGCGCAGCTGGGCTACACGCAGTCGGCCGTGTCCCGCCAAGCGGTCGCCCTCGAACGCAGCGCGGGAGTCGCGCTGTTCGAGCGCCGGCCCGACGGAGTACGGCTCACCCGGCCCGGGCTCACCCTGCTGCGCCACGCCCGGACGATTCTGGCGTCGGTCGACGCGGCCGGCCGCGACCTCTCCGGCGACGGTCCGCGGACCGAACACGTACGGCTGGGGATGTTCCTGAGCGCGGGACCCGTGATCCTGCCGGCCACGCTCGCGCGGCTCGGCGCCACCGCGCCGTGGGCCAAGATCACCACCCGCGAAGGCACGACGCCCGGCTTGGCCCGGGCGCTGCGCACCGGCTCACTCGACCTCGCCGTCCTGACGTCCCGCCCGCCGCACCGCTCCCCCGACGGGGAGACCCCGCGCTTGCACGTCACCACCGTCCAGGACGCCGAACTCCTCGTGGCGGCCTCGGCGAGCGGCTCGTTCGCCGGGCGCACGGCCGCGCACCTCGACGAGCTCGTCGACGCTCCCTGGATCGCCGCGCCGTCCTCGAGCTCCGAGCCGCTGCTCGGGGTGTGGCCGGGCCTGCCGGGGCGAGCACGTGTCGTGCACGGCACGCGGGACTGGTTGACGAAACTGCACCTGGTCGCCGGCGGGTTCGGTCTCACCACGATCCCGGAAGGCCTGGTGCCGGTCCTGCCCCCGGGCGTGACCGCATTGCGTGTCGAGGGCGCCCCGCCCGAGGTTCGCCGGGTGCTGGTGGCCCGCCTGCCCGGCCCCACCACGCCCGCGATCACCGCGGTCACCCACGCGATCGTGGCGGCCGGCCGGTCGAGCTGA
- a CDS encoding NAD(P)/FAD-dependent oxidoreductase: MSSAVVVVGGGYAGTLVAKSLDGDAKVTLIDPRDAFVNFSASLRAAARPGWAHHPFFAYRTLLEHGDVLRDTVTSADATGVTLATGGRVAAGYLVLATGSRHSYPAHPRHANTSAAQAVADLHVTNAQLGRAGRVLILGAGPVGLELAGEIREVWPDKRITVVDPSSELLPGFLPEVREELRRQLEELEVELRLGTSLTTLPPVEPATESTFTVRTDTGEPITADIWFRSFGARVNTGYLADGALVELTERRTVPVDDHLNVAGHRNVYALGDIADLPDAKMATHAQTQAPVVVENIRAQLRGEQPGAVYEPGSVPRIFLPLGTRAGVGQLPGPEGGAIAAPLETVIQRKGADLFTARFAERFAPAAPGPASAQLRLSSTGRPPRSRG, from the coding sequence ATGAGCTCAGCAGTCGTGGTCGTCGGAGGCGGGTATGCCGGCACCCTCGTCGCGAAGTCCTTGGACGGCGACGCCAAGGTCACCCTCATCGATCCCCGGGACGCGTTCGTCAACTTCTCGGCTTCGCTGCGGGCGGCGGCGCGGCCCGGCTGGGCGCACCACCCGTTCTTCGCCTACCGCACCCTGCTCGAACACGGCGACGTGCTCCGGGACACCGTGACGTCGGCCGATGCCACCGGCGTCACCCTGGCCACCGGTGGCCGCGTTGCCGCCGGCTACCTCGTCCTGGCGACCGGGTCGCGCCACTCCTACCCGGCGCACCCCCGGCACGCGAATACCAGCGCGGCCCAGGCCGTGGCGGATCTGCACGTCACGAACGCCCAGCTCGGGCGCGCCGGACGGGTGCTGATCCTGGGGGCGGGCCCGGTCGGGCTCGAGCTGGCGGGCGAGATCCGCGAGGTGTGGCCGGACAAGCGCATCACCGTCGTCGATCCGTCGTCCGAGCTCCTTCCCGGTTTCCTCCCCGAGGTGCGCGAGGAGCTCCGGCGCCAGCTCGAGGAGCTGGAGGTGGAGCTGCGTCTCGGCACGTCCCTGACCACCCTGCCGCCCGTCGAACCCGCGACGGAGTCGACCTTCACGGTGCGGACGGACACCGGCGAGCCGATCACCGCCGACATCTGGTTCCGCAGCTTCGGCGCGCGGGTCAACACCGGCTACCTGGCGGACGGTGCGCTCGTGGAGCTCACCGAGCGTCGCACGGTTCCGGTCGACGACCACCTGAACGTGGCCGGCCACCGGAACGTCTACGCGCTCGGCGACATCGCCGACCTGCCCGACGCCAAGATGGCCACCCACGCGCAGACGCAGGCGCCGGTCGTCGTCGAGAACATCCGGGCCCAGCTGCGGGGTGAGCAGCCCGGAGCCGTGTACGAGCCGGGCTCGGTTCCGCGGATCTTCCTGCCGTTGGGCACCCGAGCCGGCGTGGGTCAGCTCCCCGGGCCCGAAGGCGGCGCCATCGCGGCCCCGCTGGAAACCGTCATCCAGCGCAAGGGAGCCGACCTGTTCACCGCCCGGTTCGCGGAACGGTTCGCCCCGGCTGCCCCGGGCCCGGCGAGTGCGCAGCTTCGCCTCAGCTCGACCGGCCGGCCGCCACGATCGCGTGGGTGA
- a CDS encoding MarR family winged helix-turn-helix transcriptional regulator has protein sequence MADAASLSTEEWAFWDAWMRAQRLLAGEVDRVLQRDFGISKAEFSILVTLRAVPGGRLRVTELAGSLGWEKSRVAHQLTRMERRGLLERSEAGAAGRRTGIALKPSGEEVVERAIRGHARTIRRLALDRLSAEQIAAIGAWSNDLIDHLAAASSERGAAADA, from the coding sequence ATGGCCGATGCCGCGTCCTTGTCGACGGAGGAATGGGCGTTCTGGGACGCGTGGATGCGGGCTCAGCGCCTGCTGGCCGGCGAGGTCGACCGGGTCCTCCAGCGCGACTTCGGCATTTCCAAGGCCGAGTTCAGCATCCTGGTGACACTGCGAGCGGTTCCCGGCGGACGGCTGCGGGTCACCGAGCTGGCCGGCTCGCTCGGCTGGGAGAAGAGCCGCGTCGCGCACCAGCTGACGCGGATGGAGCGTCGTGGCTTGCTCGAGCGGAGCGAAGCGGGCGCGGCCGGCCGCAGGACCGGGATCGCGCTGAAGCCGTCGGGCGAGGAGGTCGTCGAGCGCGCGATCCGCGGGCACGCCCGCACCATCCGCCGGCTCGCCCTCGATCGGCTGTCGGCGGAGCAGATCGCGGCGATCGGCGCGTGGAGCAACGACCTGATCGATCACCTCGCAGCGGCCTCGTCCGAGCGCGGCGCGGCCGCCGACGCCTGA
- a CDS encoding LamG-like jellyroll fold domain-containing protein, producing the protein MRTIMRENQAGPNRRSFLRNAGLAGVGATALGALGVTPAEADPAETTNRGGGRWNPDGESRQFTVAVMPDTQYLYWGSQNSINPEPQEASLRYVIGSSGKPDANIVFLAHLGDLTQDADVTSFQAVDRTFRIADSAGVAYSVLAGNHDVSGDDTRGTTPYLQTMGPQRFRRQKSFLGSDASGYNTAHVFRAAGREWLLLAMDWRTSAAGFAWANDVIEKHPEMPVILTCHEIVAPTYGDEVYPYESGDAENNAEFSGYGQTVWDSLVKDNDQIFLTLNGHYWPSGRMTKKNAAGHDVHLHIANYQNRYMSGGGMLRLYHFDLDRNTIDVETVSPWILEKDPAKRNRMEVLEARLTTAVDRFSMPFDFEQRFAGFIPVPVRPARPAGKVLVPGTLAYWRFDGVGANGSPVTGTQRVRDLSGRGNDLTLQSVAGTAPDALTWTDDHHPDQPGHASLRFAGGKSPLHGAYLTTGPGAPLNTETFQRGYTIETFVKIPRDWDGGTNGNMPVLVRRGASGDAGKHGKNTDPKEPVAQLMTTNNGREVQFNCYPLSQTYPTTNWSHGLAEDQWWHIAVVNDGHRTKVYVESSPVADNPFTDSVGIASLGLTWLLGGHEYGGALDNVFHGWIGDVRIVGRALRTDEFMTK; encoded by the coding sequence ATGAGGACGATCATGCGCGAAAACCAGGCGGGCCCCAACCGACGGTCCTTCCTGCGCAACGCGGGGCTGGCCGGTGTCGGCGCGACGGCGCTGGGCGCGCTCGGCGTCACACCGGCCGAAGCGGACCCCGCGGAGACCACGAACCGGGGCGGCGGCCGGTGGAACCCGGACGGCGAGAGCCGCCAGTTCACCGTCGCCGTCATGCCGGACACCCAGTACCTGTACTGGGGCAGCCAGAACAGCATCAACCCGGAGCCGCAGGAAGCGTCGCTGCGGTACGTGATCGGCAGCAGCGGCAAACCGGACGCCAACATCGTCTTCCTGGCTCACCTCGGCGACCTGACGCAGGACGCGGACGTCACGTCGTTCCAGGCCGTGGACAGGACGTTCAGAATCGCCGACTCGGCCGGCGTCGCCTACAGCGTGCTCGCCGGCAACCACGACGTGTCCGGTGACGACACCCGCGGGACCACGCCGTACCTGCAGACGATGGGCCCGCAGCGGTTCCGGCGGCAGAAGTCGTTCCTCGGTTCGGACGCGAGCGGGTACAACACCGCGCACGTCTTCCGCGCCGCCGGGCGGGAGTGGCTGCTGCTGGCGATGGACTGGCGCACCTCGGCGGCCGGCTTCGCGTGGGCGAACGACGTCATCGAGAAGCACCCCGAGATGCCGGTGATCCTCACCTGCCACGAGATCGTCGCGCCGACCTACGGCGACGAGGTCTACCCGTACGAATCGGGCGACGCCGAGAACAACGCCGAGTTCAGCGGCTACGGGCAGACCGTGTGGGACTCGCTGGTCAAGGACAACGACCAGATCTTCCTCACGCTCAACGGGCACTACTGGCCTTCCGGCCGCATGACGAAGAAGAACGCCGCCGGCCACGACGTGCACCTGCACATCGCGAACTACCAGAACCGCTACATGAGCGGCGGCGGCATGCTGCGGCTGTACCACTTCGACCTGGACCGGAACACGATCGACGTCGAGACGGTTTCGCCGTGGATCCTCGAGAAGGACCCCGCGAAGCGCAACCGCATGGAGGTGCTGGAAGCGCGGCTCACCACGGCCGTCGACCGGTTTTCGATGCCGTTCGACTTCGAGCAGCGCTTCGCCGGCTTCATCCCGGTTCCGGTCCGCCCGGCGCGCCCGGCGGGCAAGGTGCTCGTGCCGGGCACGCTGGCGTACTGGCGCTTCGACGGCGTCGGCGCGAACGGCAGCCCGGTCACCGGCACCCAGCGGGTGCGCGACCTGTCGGGCCGCGGCAACGACCTGACGCTGCAGTCCGTGGCCGGCACCGCCCCGGACGCCCTCACCTGGACCGACGACCACCACCCCGACCAGCCGGGCCACGCCAGCCTCCGCTTCGCGGGCGGCAAAAGCCCGCTGCACGGTGCGTACCTGACGACGGGCCCCGGCGCGCCGCTGAACACCGAGACGTTCCAGCGCGGCTACACGATCGAGACGTTCGTGAAGATCCCGCGCGACTGGGACGGCGGCACCAACGGCAACATGCCGGTCCTGGTCCGCCGCGGCGCGTCCGGGGACGCGGGCAAGCACGGCAAGAACACCGACCCGAAGGAGCCGGTGGCCCAGCTCATGACCACGAACAACGGCCGTGAGGTCCAGTTCAACTGCTACCCGCTGAGCCAGACCTACCCGACGACCAACTGGAGCCACGGCTTGGCCGAAGACCAGTGGTGGCACATCGCGGTGGTCAACGACGGCCACCGCACGAAGGTGTACGTCGAGAGTTCCCCGGTGGCGGACAACCCGTTCACCGACTCGGTCGGAATCGCTTCACTGGGGCTGACCTGGCTCCTGGGCGGCCACGAATACGGCGGCGCGCTGGACAACGTGTTCCACGGGTGGATCGGTGACGTGCGGATCGTCGGCCGGGCGTTGCGGACGGACGAGTTCATGACGAAGTGA
- a CDS encoding FAD-dependent oxidoreductase: protein MHDVVIVGAGPVGLFLACELGLAGCSVLVLEREPEPGAPWRTAPLGRRGLFAASLAAFDRRGLLEPLLAEAGPAFGAAEDDDPARPRFAGHFAGIALDGAGIDVAALPFRLPGPVPDAVMTSLDTLEAVLSERAAKLGVEIRRGVAVDGLTQHDDGVVVRAGAREYPARWAVGCDGGRSAVRRLAGFEFTGTEPQFTGYVALATIPDIEKLKPGFTPTPRGLYLRMPADGHIGVMDFDGGAFDRSREVTREHLQEVLRRVSGTDVTVTEVHLASSYTDRAMQATTYRRGRVLLAGDAAHIVSPLGGQGLNTGIGDAVNLGWKLAANLRGHAPDGLLDTYTRERHPIGAWALDWTRAQVASMRPDPHAQAVQSVLRDLLRTRTGTTYVFEKLSGMSARHDLGDDHPLAGRVAPDFRLDDGTSLADLMRDGRGVVLDFSADHDLRSSAAAWESELRYAAGIAEDDLGFGAVLVRPDGVVAWAGEGVPDRGSFERAARRWFGGARV from the coding sequence ATGCATGACGTGGTGATCGTGGGCGCCGGGCCGGTCGGGCTGTTCCTGGCCTGCGAACTGGGCCTCGCGGGCTGCTCGGTCCTGGTTCTCGAGCGGGAGCCCGAGCCCGGCGCCCCGTGGCGGACGGCCCCGCTGGGGCGGCGCGGCCTGTTCGCCGCTTCGCTCGCGGCGTTCGACCGGCGCGGGCTGCTGGAGCCGCTGCTGGCCGAGGCCGGCCCCGCGTTCGGCGCCGCCGAAGACGACGACCCGGCTCGGCCGCGCTTCGCGGGGCACTTCGCCGGGATCGCGCTCGACGGGGCCGGCATCGACGTCGCCGCCCTGCCGTTCCGGCTGCCCGGCCCGGTGCCGGACGCCGTCATGACCAGTCTCGACACGCTCGAGGCGGTGCTGTCCGAGCGGGCGGCCAAGCTCGGGGTCGAGATCCGCCGCGGGGTCGCCGTGGACGGCCTCACCCAGCACGACGACGGCGTCGTCGTGCGCGCCGGCGCGCGGGAGTACCCGGCGCGCTGGGCCGTCGGCTGCGACGGCGGGCGGAGCGCGGTGCGCCGGCTCGCGGGCTTCGAGTTCACCGGCACCGAGCCGCAGTTCACCGGGTACGTCGCACTCGCGACCATCCCCGACATCGAAAAGCTGAAGCCGGGGTTCACCCCGACCCCGCGCGGCCTGTACCTCCGGATGCCCGCGGACGGGCACATCGGCGTGATGGACTTCGACGGCGGCGCGTTCGACCGCTCGCGGGAAGTCACCCGCGAACACCTCCAGGAAGTGCTGCGCCGCGTCTCCGGCACCGACGTGACGGTGACCGAGGTCCACCTCGCGTCGAGCTACACCGACCGCGCGATGCAGGCGACGACCTACCGGCGGGGCCGCGTCCTGCTCGCGGGCGACGCCGCGCACATCGTGTCGCCCCTCGGCGGGCAGGGGCTCAACACCGGCATCGGCGACGCGGTCAACCTGGGCTGGAAGCTCGCGGCGAACCTGCGCGGCCACGCGCCGGACGGGCTGCTCGACACCTACACCCGCGAGCGCCACCCGATCGGGGCTTGGGCGCTCGACTGGACGCGGGCCCAGGTGGCGTCGATGCGGCCGGATCCGCACGCCCAGGCCGTCCAGAGCGTGCTGCGCGACCTGCTCCGGACCCGGACCGGGACGACCTACGTGTTCGAGAAGCTTTCCGGCATGTCGGCCCGCCACGACCTCGGCGACGACCACCCGCTGGCCGGCCGCGTCGCCCCGGACTTCCGGCTGGACGACGGCACGAGCCTCGCCGACCTCATGCGCGACGGCCGGGGTGTCGTCCTCGACTTCAGCGCCGACCATGACTTGCGCAGTTCCGCGGCGGCTTGGGAAAGCGAGCTGCGGTACGCCGCGGGTATCGCGGAGGACGACCTCGGCTTCGGCGCGGTCCTGGTCCGCCCCGACGGGGTGGTCGCTTGGGCGGGTGAGGGCGTGCCCGATCGCGGCTCGTTCGAGCGGGCGGCCCGGCGCTGGTTCGGCGGCGCGAGGGTCTGA
- a CDS encoding GNAT family N-acetyltransferase, translated as MTDHPKPQVRIVHLTGPVFNALARGDLAAANAVSPVPVSAYFAGPDWRGVWQERSSQVAEDPASAAWVTGVIWDQQRQLAVGRAGYHGPPGPSGTVEIGYAVEPVHRRRGYARAALEALLRRAADEPRVRSVRVTIRPANLASYELASQYGFAEIGEDWDDEHGLGIVYEVAAGQLQTSARAAERIEAGTPTPPVEA; from the coding sequence ATGACCGATCACCCGAAGCCTCAGGTAAGGATCGTGCACCTCACCGGCCCGGTGTTCAACGCCCTCGCCCGCGGCGACCTGGCGGCGGCGAATGCGGTCAGCCCGGTGCCCGTCTCCGCCTACTTCGCCGGCCCGGACTGGCGCGGGGTGTGGCAGGAGCGCAGCAGCCAGGTGGCCGAAGACCCGGCCAGCGCGGCCTGGGTCACCGGCGTCATCTGGGACCAGCAGCGGCAGCTGGCCGTGGGCCGGGCCGGCTACCACGGGCCTCCCGGCCCGTCGGGAACGGTCGAGATCGGCTACGCCGTCGAACCGGTCCACCGGCGCCGCGGCTACGCCCGTGCGGCGCTGGAAGCCCTGCTGCGGCGGGCCGCCGACGAGCCGCGCGTGCGCAGCGTCCGGGTCACCATCCGCCCTGCCAACCTGGCTTCCTACGAGCTGGCGTCGCAGTACGGCTTTGCCGAGATCGGCGAGGACTGGGACGACGAGCACGGACTGGGCATCGTCTACGAGGTCGCCGCGGGGCAGCTCCAGACATCCGCACGGGCCGCTGAACGCATTGAGGCGGGAACTCCGACACCTCCCGTCGAGGCGTGA